From Dehalococcoidales bacterium, the proteins below share one genomic window:
- a CDS encoding GIY-YIG nuclease family protein: MTSKQYYVYILANSTNVALYLGVTNDLKRRVYEHKRQVVRGFAEKYRIDKLVYYEIFEDVENAILREKRLKGSSRARKNRLVESLNPEWRDLYDEI, translated from the coding sequence GTGACGAGCAAGCAGTATTATGTATATATTCTGGCTAACAGCACGAACGTAGCACTTTACCTCGGTGTGACCAATGACCTTAAAAGGCGAGTGTACGAGCATAAAAGGCAGGTCGTCAGAGGGTTTGCAGAGAAATATAGAATAGATAAACTGGTTTACTATGAGATATTTGAGGACGTTGAGAATGCCATATTACGAGAGAAAAGGCTGAAAGGTAGCTCGAGGGCGAGGAAGAACAGGCTTGTAGAGTCGTTGAATCCTGAGTGGCGAGACCTGTATGATGAGATTTGA